CACGCGTGTCGCATGGGCACGGAGCAGACGGCTTTCCTCTCGCTCCAGCGAAAGGGCGACAGTCGGCAAATGCGCCGCGCGCGGCGCAAGTGAGGGCGGCCCGTTCGTCTCCGGCGGCACGCCGCCGAGGCGACACGCGTGTCGCATCGGCACGGAGAAAACGGCTTTCCTCTCGCGGAGATCGAAATCAACTTCAAGAAGGCAAACCGATGAGGATATCCGGCCGGCATTCGCGCGGCTAGCGGAGGCAAGGCGAGCGGAACTTCATTCCGCCGGCACGGTCACGGTCGATTTGCCGCCGTCCGGGCCGAGCAGCCGCAACTTGACTTCCGCGGTTTGTGAGGCGACTGCCTTGTAAAAATCGGACGGTTTTTCCACCGGCAGCGTGCCGACGTGCGTAATGAGCGTTCCCTGTCGAAGTCCGGCCTTCCAGGCCGGGCTGCCCTCGGCAATCTCGCGGACCGCCACGCAGGGCGCCGTCGATTCGTCCACGTTGGGCACCAGAAAAGGACCTACCAGGCGGGTGGTCGGCCGACGATAGTCGATCGTCGCTCCGCGCCAGGCGGGTGGCTTTTCGGTAAATGTTTGTGGAAGGCTCAGTGGGAGCTTGCCCAACACCACGCGCCGATCGAAGCGGGTGCTCTGCCCTGGACGCAGCACCGTCAACGTCACCGTAGTCTCCGGCGGAAATCTGCTGACCTGCAGCCGCAGACCGTCGAAGTCGTAAATCGGTTTGCCATCCACGTGCGTAATCACGTCGTCCGGTCTCAGGTTCGCCTTCCAGGCCGGACCGCCGTCTATGACGCCGGTGATCACGACGCCGTGAGTGTGCGAACCGGTCCGGTCGCGAGGCAGCGTGCTCGGCAGTGTGATGCCCAACATGCCATACTCGACCTCGCGGCCCTCCTTCAAAACCTGGATGATCCGCCGAAAGGCCTTATCGACCGGGATCGCGTACCCGGCCGCCTGCTCGAAGCCGGCGACGGCCGCCAGCGACGTGGTCAGTCCGACCATTTCGCCGCGCTTGTTGACGAGCGCGCCGCCGCTGGTGCCCAGATTGAGCCGGGCGTCGGTCTGAATCAACGTGCCGAACTCGTGCAGCGTCTTTTGCAGGTCGTCCTCGCCGGCCGCAGGGGCCTTGCGCGAAAGGTTGGCGACGATGCCCCAACTCGCGCTGGCCTGGCCGTCGCGAGCGATGCCATAAGGATTGCCCAGCGCGATCACGATTTGTCCCTTTTTCAACTTGGCCGCGTCGCCGAACTCGATGGGCACAAAGTCGCCCGGCCGCCGCAAATTGGGCGAGAACATCTCGAGCACGGCCAAATCGCTGGTGGCGTCGCTGGCTTTGACCTTCATCTCGAAGGTCTTTCGCTCGATGGTGGTGATGAAGTAATCGTTTTCTTTCGGATCCTCGCCCAGCACATGGCTGTTGGTGAGCACCAAGCCGGCGGCGTCGATGACGACCCCGGTCGAAAACTCGCTCGGCGCGTAGTTCAATTCAGACTGGCCGCCGATGCCCCGGCCCATGCCGGGATGCGTGTCGGCCAAGAATTGCGAGGACGGCATCCGCTTGCGTCGGGCGACGCTGACCACCGAGCGTTCCGCTCGCGCAATGGCCCGCGACATAACACGTTCGACAGCCGACACCAACTCCAGGTCGGCCGCGGCCTGGGCGTCGTCGGCCGCGGATGGGGCACGGTCGTCTTGCGCTATCCCCGGCGACGCAAAAGCGAAGAACAGCGAAAGAGAGAGGGAGAGAAGGAGAGACGGAGGGAGGGAAGTAACGAGCGATGCAACGGCGAGCGGCCAGACAGGCAACGAGCGATAACGGGCGCGGCGCAACGTCCCGTCCCTTCGCTCCGTCTCTCCGTCTCTCCGTCTCTCCGTCTCAATTCCCATGGTCGTGTGCTCTCGATTGTGTATCGGAAAGCACCGACCGACGAATACCACCCGCCTGCCGCAGGCGGGCCGCCGCGCACTTTCCGGATTATTCGGACGCCTGACCGTCGCTCTCACCGGCACTACCGGCCGCGGCCGCAATGGGCGCCGTGGGCACGGCCCCGCTGGCCAGGATCTTCTCACGCAAATCTTCGACCAGCGCGGGGTTTTCTTCGAGGTAGGCCCGTGCCCGTTCGCGGCCCTGGCCGATCTGCACGTCGCCGTAGCGGAACCAGGTTCCGGCGCGGACGATGAACTTGTGGGCCAGGGCCAAGTCGAGCACGTCTCCCTCGTAGCTGATGCCCTTACTGTGCATCATATCAAACTCGGCCACTCGGAAGGGAGGCGCGACCTTGTTTTTGACCACCTTGGCCCGCACCCGTTGCCCGACCACCTCTTCGCCCTCCTTGAGCTGGCCGATGCGGCGGACATCGATCCGGCACGAACTGTAAAACTTCAGCGCCCGTCCGCCGGGCGTCGTCTCCGGGCTGCCGAACATGACGCCGATCTTTTCGCGAATCTGATTGATGAAGATCACGCAGGTCTTGCTCTTGGAGATGACCCCGGTCAACTTGCGCATGGCCTGGCTCATCAAGCGGGCCTGCAGGCCGACGAACGTGTCGCCCATCTCGCCGTCGAGCTCCTTTTGCGGCACGAGAGCCGCCACCGAATCGATGACGATCACGTCGACGGCGTTCGACTTGATGAGCATCTCGGTGATGTTCATGGCCTCTTCGCCGCTGCCGGGCTGGCTCACCAGCAACGTTTCGAGCTCGACGCCCAGTTTTTTGGCCCAGCTTGGATCGAGCGCATGCTCGGCGTCGATGAAGGCCGCGATGCCGCCCGCCTTTTGGGCGCGGGCCACCACGTGCAGGGCGAGCGTGGTTTTGCCGCTCGACTCGGGGCCGAAGATTTCGACAATTCGGCCCTTGGGAACGCCCGACCCGCCCAGAGCCAGGTCGAGCGACAGGCTGCCGGTCGGAATGCCTTCGATTTGGGTGGCGTGCTCGCTGCCCAGCGGCATGATGGCGCCTTCGCCGAACTGCTTTTCGATTTGCGCCAAGGTGTTTTTGAGGTGGGTATTGCTGTCGAAGCGCGACGTGCCCGGTTCGCGACCACTTTTCTTTTCGGCCGGCTTGGCGGCGGACTTGGCCATGTTCGACTCTTTCTTGGACGTGCGATGGTTGGGTTTTGCGGCGCTAATCATGAACGAACACTCCTTTGCTGAATAAGGTGTACCTTAGTACCAATGTATCGACGTACACAGCAAT
The genomic region above belongs to Pirellulales bacterium and contains:
- a CDS encoding trypsin-like peptidase domain-containing protein, with protein sequence MGIETERRRDGETERRDGTLRRARYRSLPVWPLAVASLVTSLPPSLLLSLSLSLFFAFASPGIAQDDRAPSAADDAQAAADLELVSAVERVMSRAIARAERSVVSVARRKRMPSSQFLADTHPGMGRGIGGQSELNYAPSEFSTGVVIDAAGLVLTNSHVLGEDPKENDYFITTIERKTFEMKVKASDATSDLAVLEMFSPNLRRPGDFVPIEFGDAAKLKKGQIVIALGNPYGIARDGQASASWGIVANLSRKAPAAGEDDLQKTLHEFGTLIQTDARLNLGTSGGALVNKRGEMVGLTTSLAAVAGFEQAAGYAIPVDKAFRRIIQVLKEGREVEYGMLGITLPSTLPRDRTGSHTHGVVITGVIDGGPAWKANLRPDDVITHVDGKPIYDFDGLRLQVSRFPPETTVTLTVLRPGQSTRFDRRVVLGKLPLSLPQTFTEKPPAWRGATIDYRRPTTRLVGPFLVPNVDESTAPCVAVREIAEGSPAWKAGLRQGTLITHVGTLPVEKPSDFYKAVASQTAEVKLRLLGPDGGKSTVTVPAE
- the recA gene encoding recombinase RecA, whose protein sequence is MISAAKPNHRTSKKESNMAKSAAKPAEKKSGREPGTSRFDSNTHLKNTLAQIEKQFGEGAIMPLGSEHATQIEGIPTGSLSLDLALGGSGVPKGRIVEIFGPESSGKTTLALHVVARAQKAGGIAAFIDAEHALDPSWAKKLGVELETLLVSQPGSGEEAMNITEMLIKSNAVDVIVIDSVAALVPQKELDGEMGDTFVGLQARLMSQAMRKLTGVISKSKTCVIFINQIREKIGVMFGSPETTPGGRALKFYSSCRIDVRRIGQLKEGEEVVGQRVRAKVVKNKVAPPFRVAEFDMMHSKGISYEGDVLDLALAHKFIVRAGTWFRYGDVQIGQGRERARAYLEENPALVEDLREKILASGAVPTAPIAAAAGSAGESDGQASE